The following proteins are co-located in the Leptospira weilii genome:
- a CDS encoding FmdB family zinc ribbon protein translates to MPTYDYKCKACGQTFEQFHSMKDDPVKDCSLCGKKGEVERMISNGSGIIFKGTGFYVTDYKKSGSGGGESSTASSAASSD, encoded by the coding sequence ATGCCAACATACGACTATAAATGCAAGGCCTGCGGGCAAACGTTTGAACAATTCCATTCCATGAAGGACGATCCGGTCAAAGATTGTTCTCTTTGCGGCAAAAAAGGCGAAGTGGAAAGAATGATTTCCAACGGTTCCGGTATCATTTTTAAAGGAACCGGATTTTATGTGACGGATTACAAGAAAAGCGGTTCGGGAGGAGGAGAATCTTCCACCGCATCTTCTGCAGCCTCCTCGGATTGA
- a CDS encoding LpxI family protein, giving the protein MGRLGILAGAGELPHIGMKEALAAGEDPIFFSIIESDFHEGVYGDRNIPIHIVKIGTLIKLCKRHKVDRLLLLGKVKKEIIFKNLKFDLKAIGLLAKMINRHDYSIFKTVLDEFAKEKITIISQKTYLQSLFLPEGRFTKKVLNKKELEDVAFGMKYAEKMAELDIGQTVIVLDQSVLAVEAVEGTDSAICRGGSFAKKRKATVCKSSKPGQDHRFDLPTVGENTLRIMHENNCETLALRTGETIIVHPKEFINLAEKLKINILSIGSGNLTKINSTIQKIR; this is encoded by the coding sequence TTGGGAAGACTCGGAATTCTTGCAGGCGCAGGGGAGCTCCCTCACATCGGAATGAAAGAAGCCCTCGCGGCGGGAGAAGATCCTATTTTTTTTTCCATCATCGAATCCGATTTCCATGAAGGAGTTTACGGAGACCGTAATATTCCGATCCACATCGTAAAAATCGGAACTTTGATAAAATTATGCAAACGGCATAAGGTCGATCGTCTTCTTCTTCTCGGAAAGGTCAAAAAAGAAATCATATTCAAAAATCTGAAATTCGATCTGAAAGCGATCGGTCTTCTCGCGAAAATGATCAATAGACACGATTACTCGATTTTCAAAACCGTTTTGGATGAATTCGCAAAAGAGAAAATCACGATCATTTCCCAGAAAACATATCTCCAATCTCTATTCCTTCCCGAAGGAAGATTCACCAAAAAAGTTTTGAACAAAAAAGAATTGGAAGACGTAGCTTTCGGCATGAAATACGCCGAAAAGATGGCGGAACTCGATATCGGTCAAACCGTGATCGTTCTGGATCAATCCGTTCTTGCGGTGGAAGCGGTCGAAGGCACGGACTCTGCGATTTGCAGAGGCGGTTCTTTTGCCAAAAAAAGAAAAGCGACCGTATGTAAAAGTTCCAAACCAGGCCAGGATCACCGTTTCGATCTTCCGACCGTAGGAGAAAACACCCTAAGAATAATGCACGAGAATAACTGCGAAACCTTGGCTCTTCGGACCGGGGAAACGATCATAGTACATCCAAAAGAATTTATTAACCTTGCAGAAAAACTAAAAATCAATATTTTGAGTATCGGCAGTGGCAACCTTACGAAAATCAACTCTACAATCCAAAAAATCCGGTAG
- the lpxB gene encoding lipid-A-disaccharide synthase, which produces MATLRKSTLQSKKSGSRPISKRASAPSAKKENPKILMLAGEHSGDLLGGELIRELKKNFPHLETFGVGGERMIEEGFTSIESMEELSIIGFSAILFKYKFLKTLIGRLIDIAVEKNCTHAVLIDYPGFNLRLAKALKKLGITVVFYVSPQLWAWNFNRIYTIRDNVDLMLVLFPFEKEIYDNYGVPCEFVGHPLAVRLREKIRKETAIPEPEDKTHFHFTITLMPGSRSGEIRRILNDLLETAGQLSDHYEIEKKKIRFLLPNINQKEEVHILEQIELAKSKFPNLKIEYLFDCSLRAIEASDLVLVTSGTATLEVAYFEKPMVILYKVSMFTYVIGSFFIRTPHIGLVNILSGKEICRELVQAECTPMHIAEESIQLLDNKKYRTKMIEEVRQVKEALGVENSSRHASREITKLLKEFPKKTETGQESENPEEQT; this is translated from the coding sequence GTGGCAACCTTACGAAAATCAACTCTACAATCCAAAAAATCCGGTAGTCGACCCATATCCAAACGCGCGTCCGCTCCGTCGGCAAAAAAGGAAAATCCTAAAATTCTAATGCTGGCCGGAGAACACTCCGGCGATCTTTTGGGTGGGGAATTGATTCGAGAACTCAAAAAAAACTTTCCTCATTTGGAAACTTTCGGAGTCGGCGGGGAAAGAATGATCGAAGAAGGTTTTACTTCGATCGAATCCATGGAAGAACTTTCGATTATAGGCTTTTCCGCAATTCTTTTCAAATATAAGTTCTTAAAAACTCTAATCGGAAGATTGATCGACATTGCCGTCGAGAAAAACTGCACTCACGCCGTTTTAATCGACTATCCGGGCTTCAATCTTCGCCTTGCAAAAGCACTCAAGAAATTAGGAATTACAGTCGTTTTTTACGTTTCTCCCCAACTCTGGGCTTGGAACTTCAATCGAATCTATACGATCCGAGATAATGTCGATTTGATGCTCGTCCTATTTCCTTTCGAAAAAGAAATTTATGATAATTACGGAGTCCCTTGCGAATTTGTAGGTCATCCTCTCGCGGTTCGTTTGAGGGAAAAGATCCGTAAAGAAACGGCCATTCCCGAGCCGGAAGATAAGACTCATTTCCATTTCACAATCACTTTAATGCCCGGTTCCCGTAGCGGAGAAATTCGAAGAATCTTAAACGATCTTTTGGAAACTGCGGGTCAACTTTCGGATCATTATGAAATTGAAAAAAAGAAAATCCGTTTTCTTCTGCCGAATATCAATCAAAAGGAAGAAGTTCACATTCTAGAACAAATAGAACTCGCCAAATCCAAATTTCCGAATTTAAAAATCGAATATCTATTCGATTGTTCTCTTCGCGCGATCGAAGCCTCCGACTTGGTTTTGGTAACTTCCGGAACAGCAACGTTAGAGGTTGCTTATTTCGAAAAGCCGATGGTGATTCTTTACAAAGTCAGCATGTTTACTTATGTAATCGGTTCTTTTTTTATCCGAACTCCCCATATCGGACTTGTGAATATTCTCTCCGGAAAAGAAATCTGCAGGGAATTAGTGCAAGCAGAATGTACTCCGATGCATATCGCGGAAGAATCGATTCAGCTTTTGGACAACAAAAAATATCGCACTAAAATGATCGAAGAAGTCCGCCAAGTAAAAGAAGCGTTAGGAGTCGAGAATTCGTCCAGACATGCTTCCAGGGAAATTACAAAATTGCTCAAAGAATTTCCCAAAAAAACAGAGACGGGACAAGAATCCGAAAACCCAGAGGAGCAAACCTGA